From Saimiri boliviensis isolate mSaiBol1 chromosome 9, mSaiBol1.pri, whole genome shotgun sequence, a single genomic window includes:
- the WFDC3 gene encoding WAP four-disulfide core domain protein 3 isoform X3: MMLSCLFLLALGFLESWITAGEHVKEGECPPDKNPCKELCQGDASCPAGQKCCTTGCGRICRDIPKGRKRDCPRVIRKQSCLKRCITDETCPGVKKCCTFGCSKSCVVPISKQKLAEFVGECPANPLPCEELCDGDASCPQGHKCCSTGCGHTCLGDIDRGRDGDCPKVLVGLCIVGCVMDENCQAGEKCCKSGCGRFCAPPVLPPKLTMNPNWTGRSDSELKIPVP, encoded by the exons ATGATGTTAAGCTGCCTCTTTCTTCTTGCTCTTGGGTTCCTGGAATCCTGGATAACTGCAGGAGAACATG TGAAAGAGGGAGAATGCCCTCCTGATAAGAACCCATGCAAAGAGCTGTGCCAGGGCGATGCATCGTGTCCAGCTGGGCAGAAGTGCTGCACCACAGGCTGTGGTCGGATCTGCCGAGACATTCCTAAGG GGAGGAAAAGAGATTGCCCTAGGGTTATTCGGAAACAATCCTGCTTGAAACGGTGCATCACTGATGAGACATGTCCAGGTGTAAAGAAATGCTGCACATTTGGCTGCAGCAAGAGCTGTGTAGTCCCAATCTCTAAACAGAAGCTGG CAGAGTTTGTTGGTGAATGTCCTGCCAACCCGCTTCCGTGTGAGGAGCTGTGTGATGGGGATGCATCCTGTCCCCAGGGGCATAAATGCTGCAGCACCGGCTGTGGCCACACCTGCCTCGGAGACATTGACAGAG GGCGGGACGGTGACTGTCCGAAAGTTCTGGTGGGCCTGTGCATTGTCGGCTGTGTGATGGATGAGAATTGTCAAGCTGGAGAAAAGTGTTGCAAGTCAGGCTGTGGCCGCTTCTGTGCCCCACCAGTCCTGCCCCCAAAACTGACCATGAACCCCAACTGGACTGGGAGGTCTGATTCTGAATTAA AGATCCCAGTGCCCTAG
- the WFDC3 gene encoding WAP four-disulfide core domain protein 3 isoform X1, which translates to MMLSCLFLLALGFLESWITAGEHVKEGECPPDKNPCKELCQGDASCPAGQKCCTTGCGRICRDIPKGRKRDCPRVIRKQSCLKRCITDETCPGVKKCCTFGCSKSCVVPISKQKLAEFVGECPANPLPCEELCDGDASCPQGHKCCSTGCGHTCLGDIDRGRDGDCPKVLVGLCIVGCVMDENCQAGEKCCKSGCGRFCAPPVLPPKLTMNPNWTGRSDSELSEYCPLPSTIIDNCCVQSTGLGAGKGTSEGQEKSGWRERTYVTDENPHTNSTG; encoded by the exons ATGATGTTAAGCTGCCTCTTTCTTCTTGCTCTTGGGTTCCTGGAATCCTGGATAACTGCAGGAGAACATG TGAAAGAGGGAGAATGCCCTCCTGATAAGAACCCATGCAAAGAGCTGTGCCAGGGCGATGCATCGTGTCCAGCTGGGCAGAAGTGCTGCACCACAGGCTGTGGTCGGATCTGCCGAGACATTCCTAAGG GGAGGAAAAGAGATTGCCCTAGGGTTATTCGGAAACAATCCTGCTTGAAACGGTGCATCACTGATGAGACATGTCCAGGTGTAAAGAAATGCTGCACATTTGGCTGCAGCAAGAGCTGTGTAGTCCCAATCTCTAAACAGAAGCTGG CAGAGTTTGTTGGTGAATGTCCTGCCAACCCGCTTCCGTGTGAGGAGCTGTGTGATGGGGATGCATCCTGTCCCCAGGGGCATAAATGCTGCAGCACCGGCTGTGGCCACACCTGCCTCGGAGACATTGACAGAG GGCGGGACGGTGACTGTCCGAAAGTTCTGGTGGGCCTGTGCATTGTCGGCTGTGTGATGGATGAGAATTGTCAAGCTGGAGAAAAGTGTTGCAAGTCAGGCTGTGGCCGCTTCTGTGCCCCACCAGTCCTGCCCCCAAAACTGACCATGAACCCCAACTGGACTGGGAGGTCTGATTCTGAATTAAGTGAGTACTGTCCATTGCCATCAACGATAATAGACAACTGCTGTGTGCAAAGCACTGGCCTAGGTGCTGGGAAGGGGACTTCAGAAGGCCAGGAAAAGTCTGGCTGGAGAGAAAGAACCTATGTCACAGATGAGAACCCTCATACAAACAGTACAGGCTGA
- the WFDC3 gene encoding WAP four-disulfide core domain protein 3 isoform X2: MMLSCLFLLALGFLESWITAGEHVKEGECPPDKNPCKELCQGDASCPAGQKCCTTGCGRICRDIPKGRKRDCPRVIRKQSCLKRCITDETCPGVKKCCTFGCSKSCVVPISKQKLEFVGECPANPLPCEELCDGDASCPQGHKCCSTGCGHTCLGDIDRGRDGDCPKVLVGLCIVGCVMDENCQAGEKCCKSGCGRFCAPPVLPPKLTMNPNWTGRSDSELSEYCPLPSTIIDNCCVQSTGLGAGKGTSEGQEKSGWRERTYVTDENPHTNSTG, from the exons ATGATGTTAAGCTGCCTCTTTCTTCTTGCTCTTGGGTTCCTGGAATCCTGGATAACTGCAGGAGAACATG TGAAAGAGGGAGAATGCCCTCCTGATAAGAACCCATGCAAAGAGCTGTGCCAGGGCGATGCATCGTGTCCAGCTGGGCAGAAGTGCTGCACCACAGGCTGTGGTCGGATCTGCCGAGACATTCCTAAGG GGAGGAAAAGAGATTGCCCTAGGGTTATTCGGAAACAATCCTGCTTGAAACGGTGCATCACTGATGAGACATGTCCAGGTGTAAAGAAATGCTGCACATTTGGCTGCAGCAAGAGCTGTGTAGTCCCAATCTCTAAACAGAAGCTGG AGTTTGTTGGTGAATGTCCTGCCAACCCGCTTCCGTGTGAGGAGCTGTGTGATGGGGATGCATCCTGTCCCCAGGGGCATAAATGCTGCAGCACCGGCTGTGGCCACACCTGCCTCGGAGACATTGACAGAG GGCGGGACGGTGACTGTCCGAAAGTTCTGGTGGGCCTGTGCATTGTCGGCTGTGTGATGGATGAGAATTGTCAAGCTGGAGAAAAGTGTTGCAAGTCAGGCTGTGGCCGCTTCTGTGCCCCACCAGTCCTGCCCCCAAAACTGACCATGAACCCCAACTGGACTGGGAGGTCTGATTCTGAATTAAGTGAGTACTGTCCATTGCCATCAACGATAATAGACAACTGCTGTGTGCAAAGCACTGGCCTAGGTGCTGGGAAGGGGACTTCAGAAGGCCAGGAAAAGTCTGGCTGGAGAGAAAGAACCTATGTCACAGATGAGAACCCTCATACAAACAGTACAGGCTGA